The following are encoded together in the Novipirellula artificiosorum genome:
- the hemE gene encoding uroporphyrinogen decarboxylase: MPNVAADFNGLHIAALESRRADDMARLITRHGGVAHVSASMREVPIDPNREAIDFAYRVMTGQISTMILTTGVGFRYFLKAIERHLDQQRFLDSLSDIVTICRGPKPAAAMKEVGLTPTYRVGEPNTWRELLQTIDSNVSIANQNVGLQEYGVTNASLVAGLEARGATVEPVRVYGWEYPEDTGPLETNVQALAAGRRDVLLLTSAHQVVNLLRMAEQLKLTEPLRQGLQGTVIASIGPTTTQMAHECELHVDLEPSYPKMGHLVVETAAQSQSLVANKRRIKPLTPHQSKHVNPHPSNDSLFMKACRSEPTERTPVWLMRQAGRYMAEYREVRAKQSFLDLCANPKLCSEVMCTAVDRLGVDAAIIFSDLLPILVPMGFDLEFVKGDGPVIHNPVRVAADVNRVKSLERPDELGFVYETVRQTRADLPASIPLIGFAGAPFTLASYAIEGGGSRQYSNTKRLMHADNRAWSDLMDKLSDAITIYLNHQIAAGAQCVQLFDSWAGCLSPADYTTFVLPWMKRIIAGIDPSVPVINFATGNPELLPLLRGDRRTVVGVDWRIPLDTAWQRIGHDCAVQGNLDPSVLLADPDLIRGAVDQLLGSVGNRPGHIFNLGHGVLKETPVEHAIALVESVKDLSQRP; encoded by the coding sequence ATGCCTAACGTTGCTGCCGATTTTAACGGACTTCATATCGCAGCCCTGGAAAGCCGGCGCGCAGACGATATGGCTCGACTGATCACTCGCCATGGGGGGGTCGCTCACGTCAGTGCGTCGATGCGTGAAGTTCCGATCGATCCGAACCGCGAGGCGATCGATTTTGCATACCGCGTCATGACGGGGCAAATCAGCACGATGATTCTGACCACCGGCGTCGGTTTTCGCTATTTTCTCAAAGCGATTGAGCGGCACCTGGACCAACAACGATTCCTGGATTCGTTGTCCGACATTGTGACGATCTGTCGCGGCCCCAAGCCCGCTGCCGCGATGAAAGAAGTTGGCTTGACACCCACCTATCGCGTGGGAGAACCCAACACGTGGCGAGAACTATTGCAGACGATCGACTCCAACGTCTCGATTGCGAACCAAAATGTGGGGCTGCAAGAGTATGGCGTTACCAACGCGTCCTTGGTCGCTGGGCTGGAAGCTCGCGGCGCCACGGTCGAACCGGTGCGAGTTTATGGATGGGAGTATCCTGAGGATACCGGACCGCTCGAGACCAACGTCCAGGCCTTGGCTGCAGGCCGACGCGACGTGTTGCTGCTAACCAGTGCCCACCAAGTGGTGAATTTGCTTCGTATGGCAGAGCAATTGAAGCTCACCGAACCGCTTCGGCAAGGTTTGCAGGGTACCGTGATCGCGTCGATCGGTCCAACAACCACTCAAATGGCTCATGAATGTGAGTTGCATGTCGACCTTGAACCCTCGTACCCCAAAATGGGGCATCTCGTCGTCGAAACAGCGGCACAATCGCAATCGCTGGTCGCAAACAAACGTCGTATCAAACCGCTAACACCTCATCAAAGCAAGCACGTGAATCCCCATCCATCCAACGATAGCCTTTTCATGAAAGCGTGTCGAAGCGAGCCCACCGAGCGGACGCCGGTTTGGTTGATGCGACAGGCAGGTCGGTACATGGCAGAGTACCGAGAGGTTCGTGCGAAGCAATCGTTCTTGGATCTGTGTGCCAACCCGAAATTATGTAGCGAAGTGATGTGTACCGCCGTCGATCGACTGGGCGTTGACGCGGCCATCATCTTCTCGGATTTGCTTCCGATCCTGGTGCCGATGGGATTTGACTTGGAGTTTGTCAAAGGGGATGGCCCGGTGATCCACAACCCAGTTCGCGTTGCCGCGGATGTCAATCGAGTGAAATCGCTTGAGCGACCGGATGAGCTTGGTTTTGTTTATGAAACCGTTCGCCAAACGCGGGCGGACCTTCCAGCTTCGATCCCGTTGATTGGCTTTGCGGGTGCGCCCTTTACGTTGGCCAGCTATGCCATCGAAGGAGGCGGAAGCCGACAGTACTCAAACACCAAACGATTGATGCATGCTGACAACCGAGCGTGGTCGGATTTGATGGATAAACTGTCGGATGCCATCACGATCTACTTGAACCACCAAATCGCCGCCGGAGCTCAATGTGTTCAGTTGTTCGACAGTTGGGCGGGCTGCCTTTCGCCAGCCGACTACACGACCTTCGTTTTGCCGTGGATGAAACGGATTATCGCAGGCATCGATCCCTCGGTCCCTGTGATCAACTTTGCGACCGGTAATCCAGAACTGCTGCCTTTACTGCGCGGCGACCGGCGAACGGTCGTGGGTGTCGATTGGCGAATTCCGCTCGATACGGCGTGGCAACGGATCGGACACGATTGTGCCGTTCAAGGCAACTTGGATCCGTCGGTCTTGTTGGCCGACCCCGATCTGATTCGCGGCGCCGTGGATCAACTGCTCGGATCGGTTGGCAATCGGCCTGGACATATTTTCAACCTTGGTCATGGCGTCTTGAAAGAGACGCCCGTCGAGCACGCGATCGCACTTGTCGAAAGCGTCAAAGATCTGAGTCAGCGCCCTTAG
- a CDS encoding MBL fold metallo-hydrolase — protein sequence MKVAAKEGSRAQAKITVLVENTARGPGILAEHGLAVWIEYGDQRVLFDTGQGVVLAANAKKLGLRLTQVDAVVLSHGHYDHTGGLPEVIHQNTRVKLFAHPDAFAPKYSQHAGRRTVRDVGLTESTQLALHRLRNPLVATEKPTEIFPGLFATGEVPRTVDFEADPETFFLDDGCTDHDPLRDDQALYFDSPEGTVVLLGCAHAGVINTLKYIDSLTNHRPLHAVFGGMHLINASRDRIKATVRELKRFEPAIIGPAHCTGDAATGAIWCAMPDQCVGYHVGSKFEFELSGRNHGGPNDLPRLEPTLQPLNRER from the coding sequence GCAAAAGAAGGATCTCGGGCACAGGCAAAGATCACGGTCCTTGTTGAGAATACAGCCCGTGGCCCAGGGATCTTAGCGGAACATGGATTGGCCGTGTGGATTGAGTATGGCGATCAACGCGTCTTGTTCGACACGGGCCAGGGTGTCGTGCTCGCAGCGAATGCAAAGAAACTTGGGCTGCGGCTAACGCAAGTCGATGCAGTGGTACTCAGTCATGGCCACTACGATCACACCGGCGGGTTGCCCGAAGTCATCCACCAAAACACTCGGGTAAAACTGTTTGCTCATCCTGATGCTTTTGCACCGAAATACAGCCAACACGCCGGGCGGCGGACGGTCCGGGATGTGGGCTTGACCGAATCCACTCAACTCGCCCTTCACCGGCTGAGAAACCCGCTGGTTGCGACCGAGAAACCGACCGAGATTTTCCCAGGACTCTTTGCTACGGGCGAGGTACCGCGTACCGTTGACTTTGAAGCCGATCCGGAAACCTTTTTCTTGGATGATGGTTGCACCGACCATGATCCTTTGCGAGATGATCAAGCGTTGTACTTCGATTCACCCGAAGGCACCGTCGTGTTATTGGGGTGTGCTCATGCAGGCGTCATCAATACGTTGAAGTACATCGACTCGCTAACGAACCACCGTCCGCTTCACGCGGTGTTTGGTGGAATGCACTTGATCAACGCGTCTCGCGACCGGATCAAGGCAACGGTGCGTGAACTGAAGCGGTTTGAACCGGCGATCATTGGACCTGCACATTGCACCGGAGACGCGGCAACCGGGGCGATTTGGTGTGCGATGCCCGACCAGTGCGTGGGGTACCATGTCGGATCAAAATTTGAGTTCGAATTGAGCGGTCGGAATCATGGCGGCCCAAATGATTTGCCAAGGCTAGAGCCAACGCTGCAACCACTCAATCGCGAGCGATAG
- a CDS encoding molybdopterin-binding domain-containing protein — MPASKIICPFCSLHCDDRFLEPAAQGAWEVDTDCPKAAGEFARALNTAPVARVDSSDATVNQVATFVAEQFSSRPILNVVTAGTDLATARHLQGMASAGKIQLLIDDCPSATAWRTASGREGSVTATLADIRGHADLVWALGDVERSHPKLLQRIDAGAKQGILTERLTATAVANLFASIRSGKPMGTAQSIREAKYLAILVGEGAFESDEAIETAELLAKLLWFLNQTHRAVVLSLDPAATNRSVSAWQTNTTLENLSDDRWFSTPIDVRIGNRYHHPRTAIVQIGGSDPGPDHATAYMPARTIGVDQAGVVIRGDSTVTLPLEAITDRNLSLAIEWLQRWL; from the coding sequence ATGCCTGCCAGCAAAATCATCTGCCCATTTTGTTCGTTGCACTGTGACGACCGGTTTCTCGAGCCGGCCGCCCAAGGGGCATGGGAGGTCGACACCGATTGCCCGAAGGCGGCAGGGGAATTTGCGCGGGCACTCAACACTGCGCCGGTGGCCCGAGTCGACAGCTCCGACGCGACGGTCAATCAAGTCGCGACGTTTGTCGCAGAGCAGTTTTCATCAAGACCGATTCTCAACGTGGTGACGGCGGGGACCGACCTTGCAACGGCTCGACACTTGCAAGGCATGGCGTCGGCGGGGAAAATTCAGCTGCTGATCGATGATTGCCCCTCCGCGACCGCGTGGCGAACTGCAAGCGGTCGCGAAGGAAGTGTCACCGCTACGTTGGCTGACATCCGCGGGCACGCGGATCTGGTCTGGGCTCTGGGAGATGTGGAACGAAGCCATCCAAAACTGCTTCAGCGAATTGATGCCGGAGCCAAGCAGGGAATCCTAACCGAGCGTTTGACCGCGACGGCGGTTGCCAATCTCTTCGCATCAATTCGGTCGGGCAAACCGATGGGAACCGCACAATCCATCCGAGAGGCCAAGTACCTTGCGATCCTGGTTGGCGAGGGGGCGTTCGAATCCGATGAAGCGATCGAGACCGCAGAGTTACTCGCCAAACTACTGTGGTTTCTCAACCAGACTCATCGAGCGGTTGTCTTGAGCCTTGATCCTGCGGCGACCAATCGAAGTGTCTCCGCCTGGCAAACCAATACCACGCTTGAGAATCTATCGGACGACCGTTGGTTCTCCACGCCGATCGATGTGCGCATCGGTAACCGCTATCATCACCCTCGCACCGCGATCGTTCAGATCGGAGGCTCCGACCCAGGCCCCGATCATGCAACCGCCTACATGCCGGCGCGGACGATCGGAGTCGACCAAGCAGGTGTCGTCATCCGCGGCGACTCGACGGTGACGCTGCCGCTTGAAGCCATCACCGATCGTAACCTATCGCTCGCGATTGAGTGGTTGCAGCGTTGGCTCTAG